The Fusobacterium necrophorum subsp. necrophorum genome has a window encoding:
- a CDS encoding putative sulfate exporter family transporter produces the protein MNLQKILPGLFLSILLAIVSQCLVKLPAFSTLGAALIAILLGMLLGNTLCKGSRYEEGTKFSEKRLLEYSIVLNGLILDIVIMKEVGIQGVIFIVCQMVLTIVAAYVISRKFGFGKKFSLMMGAGNAVCGSSAIGTVAPILEADSKDKGISITCVNILGTVLMIFLPVLASILYASETLPTSALIGGTVQSVGQVIASAKLVNDSVVEMATIFKLIRVLLLVGIALSFERLNLEVGKHLFSPKVKKKEKRTKVGIPWFILAFLFCFILRSTGYVPSFILLWAKKISTQFEIIALAAIGLRVKFSDILKEGVQAFTASLLIGVCQILFALTLMKIFFY, from the coding sequence ATGAATTTACAGAAAATATTACCGGGATTATTTCTGAGTATTTTATTGGCAATTGTCAGTCAATGTTTGGTAAAATTGCCGGCTTTTTCCACACTGGGAGCGGCACTGATTGCGATTTTATTGGGAATGTTGTTGGGAAATACTCTGTGCAAAGGAAGTCGTTATGAGGAGGGCACAAAATTTTCCGAAAAAAGACTTTTAGAGTATTCCATTGTTCTAAACGGATTGATTTTGGATATTGTTATTATGAAAGAAGTGGGAATACAAGGTGTTATTTTCATTGTTTGTCAAATGGTTTTGACAATTGTCGCAGCCTATGTTATTAGCAGAAAATTCGGCTTCGGAAAGAAATTTTCTCTGATGATGGGAGCGGGAAATGCCGTTTGCGGTTCTTCCGCTATCGGAACGGTGGCTCCGATTTTGGAGGCGGATAGTAAAGATAAAGGAATTTCGATAACTTGTGTGAATATTTTAGGAACTGTTTTAATGATATTTTTACCTGTGTTGGCTTCGATTTTATATGCCTCCGAAACTTTGCCGACTTCCGCTTTGATTGGAGGAACGGTTCAATCTGTCGGACAGGTGATTGCTTCTGCCAAATTGGTCAATGATTCCGTGGTGGAAATGGCTACGATTTTCAAGTTAATTCGAGTGTTACTGTTGGTTGGAATTGCCTTAAGTTTTGAAAGACTAAACTTGGAAGTCGGAAAACATCTATTTTCTCCGAAAGTAAAGAAAAAAGAAAAAAGAACCAAAGTGGGAATCCCTTGGTTCATTCTTGCTTTCTTATTTTGTTTTATCCTGCGAAGCACGGGTTATGTCCCTTCTTTCATTTTACTTTGGGCAAAGAAAATCAGTACACAGTTTGAGATTATTGCTTTAGCCGCTATCGGACTTCGAGTGAAATTCTCCGACATTTTGAAAGAGGGAGTTCAAGCATTTACAGCAAGTTTATTGATTGGTGTTTGTCAAATTCTTTTTGCTTTAACATTGATGAAAATATTTTTTTACTAA
- the glmL gene encoding methylaspartate mutase accessory protein GlmL, whose translation MRSFLAVDFGSTYTKLNLFDLDKPCLLAQSKGKTTIESSILLGFQEAFQCLQQYYPLSLNEISEIKVCSSAAGGLEMVVIGLVPELTLDAAKKAALGAGARIVQSFSFFLKEEDIKHLENTNCDILLLTGGSNGGNEEVVLHNAMKLASSNLSCFFLYSGNEKVQENIRKIFEKGKKTCFFSKNIMPDINQLSVEDCREKIREIFFKNIIQAKGLEELKKTFSCDIIPTPAAVLQFLENVQDCFPSSMLVDIGGATTDVHSVCENMLYEKKCFLEGLEEPFSKRTVEGDLGMRYSAPSVWENFSKSPDFLEETEWKQSCLFRKAHPHFVAKEKKEKQIDSYLAKLCVQTAITRHCGSLREGYTVSEKVLFQRGKDFRKLQYLIATGGILVHHENPREILQAALQQENEKRLLKPQQPVFLLDSHYLAASLGLLSEMHPEIAKELVKKYFHQC comes from the coding sequence ATGCGAAGTTTTCTAGCTGTTGATTTTGGAAGTACCTATACAAAATTAAATTTATTCGATTTGGATAAGCCTTGCCTATTGGCACAATCGAAAGGAAAAACGACTATTGAAAGTTCTATTTTATTGGGATTTCAAGAAGCGTTTCAATGCCTACAACAATACTATCCTCTCTCTCTGAATGAAATTTCGGAAATAAAAGTCTGCTCTTCTGCCGCCGGAGGTTTGGAAATGGTTGTGATTGGATTAGTTCCGGAATTGACTTTAGATGCTGCTAAAAAAGCAGCCTTAGGAGCAGGTGCCAGAATTGTTCAAAGTTTTTCTTTTTTTCTTAAGGAGGAAGATATAAAACATTTAGAAAATACCAATTGTGATATTCTTTTATTGACAGGAGGAAGCAATGGAGGGAATGAAGAAGTTGTCTTACACAATGCTATGAAATTGGCTTCTTCAAACCTTTCCTGCTTCTTTTTATATTCCGGAAATGAAAAAGTACAGGAAAACATTCGAAAAATCTTTGAAAAAGGAAAGAAAACCTGCTTTTTCTCCAAAAATATTATGCCCGATATCAATCAACTTTCCGTAGAAGATTGTCGGGAAAAAATCCGTGAAATTTTTTTTAAAAACATTATTCAAGCGAAAGGATTGGAAGAACTAAAAAAAACTTTTTCCTGTGATATCATTCCTACTCCCGCAGCCGTGTTGCAATTTTTAGAAAATGTACAAGATTGCTTTCCTTCTTCCATGTTAGTAGATATTGGAGGAGCTACAACGGATGTTCACTCCGTCTGTGAAAATATGCTCTATGAGAAAAAATGCTTTTTAGAGGGATTGGAAGAACCTTTTTCCAAAAGAACCGTAGAAGGAGATTTGGGAATGCGTTATTCGGCTCCGTCCGTATGGGAAAATTTTTCGAAAAGTCCTGATTTTTTGGAAGAAACGGAGTGGAAACAGTCCTGTCTGTTTCGGAAAGCTCATCCTCATTTTGTAGCAAAGGAAAAGAAAGAAAAACAGATTGACAGCTATTTGGCAAAACTTTGTGTACAAACAGCCATTACGAGACACTGCGGAAGCTTGCGGGAAGGATATACCGTCAGTGAAAAAGTACTCTTTCAGAGAGGAAAAGATTTTAGAAAACTCCAATATTTGATTGCAACGGGCGGTATTCTTGTTCATCATGAAAATCCTCGTGAAATTTTACAAGCCGCCCTGCAACAAGAAAATGAAAAAAGGCTACTGAAACCGCAGCAGCCTGTCTTTCTTTTAGATTCTCATTATCTCGCCGCTTCCTTAGGACTTCTTTCCGAAATGCATCCGGAGATTGCGAAAGAGTTAGTAAAAAAATATTTTCATCAATGTTAA